The Streptomyces sp. HUAS CB01 genome has a segment encoding these proteins:
- a CDS encoding ArsR/SmtB family transcription factor: protein MLDVTVIEDPSAAVVSLDPMRARLLAELAAGPASAAMLASRVGLPRQKVNYHLKALERHGLVELAGERRKGNVTERLMRATAASYVISPLALAPVQPDPDRFRDQLSARWLLALAARLVRDVGALITGAAKARKRLATYALDADVRFASAADRAAFVEELTHGVSALVAKYHDPHAEGGRDHRIVVALHPTVRPGPEASPANPARAASVEAPPEPA from the coding sequence ATGCTGGACGTGACCGTGATCGAGGACCCGTCGGCGGCCGTCGTGTCGCTGGACCCGATGCGGGCCAGGCTGCTCGCCGAGCTTGCCGCGGGCCCCGCGTCGGCCGCCATGCTCGCGAGCCGGGTCGGGCTGCCCAGGCAGAAGGTGAACTACCACCTGAAGGCCCTGGAGCGGCACGGCCTGGTCGAGCTGGCCGGGGAGCGCCGCAAGGGCAATGTCACCGAGCGGCTGATGCGCGCCACTGCCGCTTCGTACGTCATCTCCCCGCTCGCGCTGGCCCCGGTGCAGCCCGATCCGGACCGCTTCCGCGACCAGCTCTCGGCCCGATGGCTGCTGGCTCTCGCCGCCCGACTGGTCCGTGACGTGGGGGCGCTGATCACCGGGGCGGCGAAGGCCCGCAAGCGGCTCGCCACCTACGCCCTCGACGCCGACGTGCGGTTCGCCTCCGCCGCCGACCGGGCCGCGTTCGTCGAGGAGCTGACGCACGGCGTCAGCGCGCTCGTCGCCAAGTACCACGATCCGCACGCGGAGGGCGGCCGTGACCACCGGATCGTCGTGGCGCTCCATCCGACGGTCAGGCCCGGCCCCGAGGCGTCCCCCGCAAACCCCGCACGCGCCGCCTCGGTCGAGGCGCCGCCCGAACCGGCCTGA
- a CDS encoding FAD-dependent oxidoreductase → MPRPLRVAVVGAGPAGIYAADALLKSEAAADPGVSIDLFERLPAPFGLIRYGVAPDHPRIKGIITALHQVLDKPQIRVFGNVDYPGDIGLDDLRAFYDAVVFSTGANADRALDIPGIGLDGSYGAADFVSWYDGHPDVARTWPLEAEKVAVLGVGNVALDVARILAKTADELLPTEIPPNVYDGLALNKAREVHVFGRRGPAQAKFSPMELRELDHSPSIEVIVNPEDIDYDEGSIATRRANKQADMVAKTLENWAIRDVGDRPHKLFLHFFESPVEVVGEDGRVTGLRTERTALDGSGNVAGTGEFHDWDVQAVYRAVGYLSEEVAKLPFDLDSGTVPHEAGRVVEAGKHLQSTYVTGWIKRGPVGLIGHTKGDANETVASLLDDHANDRLHTPSAPDPEAVVAFLEDRNVRYTTWDGWYRLDAAERALGEPESRERVKIVDREGMLRASGA, encoded by the coding sequence ATGCCTCGCCCCCTGCGGGTAGCTGTCGTCGGAGCCGGACCCGCGGGGATCTATGCCGCAGACGCCCTGCTGAAGTCCGAGGCCGCCGCCGACCCCGGTGTGTCCATCGACCTCTTCGAGCGGCTGCCGGCTCCCTTCGGGCTGATCCGCTACGGCGTGGCCCCCGACCACCCGCGGATCAAGGGCATCATCACCGCTCTGCACCAGGTGCTCGACAAGCCGCAGATCCGGGTGTTCGGAAACGTCGACTACCCGGGCGACATCGGCCTCGACGACCTGCGCGCCTTCTACGACGCGGTCGTCTTCTCCACGGGCGCCAACGCCGACCGCGCACTCGACATACCCGGCATCGGCCTCGACGGCTCGTACGGCGCGGCCGACTTCGTCTCCTGGTACGACGGCCACCCGGACGTGGCGCGCACCTGGCCGCTGGAGGCGGAGAAGGTGGCGGTGCTCGGTGTCGGCAACGTCGCGCTCGACGTGGCGCGCATCCTCGCCAAGACCGCCGACGAACTGCTGCCCACCGAGATCCCGCCGAACGTGTACGACGGACTGGCCCTGAACAAGGCACGCGAGGTGCACGTGTTCGGGCGCCGCGGCCCGGCGCAGGCGAAGTTCAGCCCCATGGAGCTGCGCGAGCTCGACCACTCCCCCAGCATCGAGGTCATCGTCAACCCCGAGGACATCGACTACGACGAGGGCTCCATCGCCACGCGCCGCGCCAACAAGCAGGCGGACATGGTCGCGAAGACGCTGGAGAACTGGGCGATCAGGGACGTCGGCGACCGGCCGCACAAGCTGTTCCTCCACTTCTTCGAGTCCCCCGTCGAGGTCGTCGGCGAGGACGGCCGGGTGACGGGGCTGCGCACCGAGCGGACCGCCCTCGACGGAAGCGGGAACGTCGCCGGCACCGGGGAGTTCCACGACTGGGACGTACAGGCGGTGTACCGCGCGGTCGGCTACCTCTCCGAGGAGGTCGCCAAGCTGCCCTTCGACCTCGACAGCGGCACCGTGCCGCACGAGGCGGGCCGCGTCGTCGAGGCCGGGAAGCACCTGCAGTCCACGTATGTCACCGGCTGGATCAAGCGCGGCCCCGTCGGCCTCATCGGCCACACCAAGGGCGACGCCAACGAGACGGTCGCGAGCCTCCTCGACGACCACGCCAACGACCGGCTGCACACGCCGTCGGCGCCGGACCCCGAGGCGGTCGTCGCCTTCCTCGAGGACCGGAACGTCCGCTACACCACCTGGGACGGCTGGTACCGGCTGGACGCGGCGGAGCGTGCGCTGGGTGAGCCCGAGAGCCGCGAGCGGGTGAAGATCGTGGACCGCGAGGGGATGCTCCGAGCGAGCGGCGCCTGA
- a CDS encoding ATP-binding protein, translating to MGTISSSPFTTRHGPAAPGAPASCRPPGRAVFVHAFCLPAVPAEVPGARRRAARVLREWGLREDGLHTAQLVISELVGNAVRHAVPHTTRATVRLTRTSATLTLTVHDGHPALPRLRFATDPEQDGGRGLMIVDCLAREAGGALQIRRTPSRGKEVRAIFRAADCAHGHATACPAGLCPYMQFDVERRAR from the coding sequence ATGGGAACGATCTCCAGCAGTCCGTTCACGACGCGCCACGGCCCGGCCGCCCCCGGCGCCCCGGCGTCCTGCCGGCCACCCGGCAGAGCGGTGTTCGTCCACGCGTTCTGTCTGCCCGCGGTACCGGCCGAGGTCCCCGGGGCGCGCAGAAGGGCGGCGCGCGTCCTGCGGGAGTGGGGGCTGCGCGAGGACGGTCTGCACACCGCCCAGCTCGTGATCTCCGAACTCGTCGGCAACGCGGTTCGGCACGCGGTACCGCACACCACCAGGGCCACGGTCAGGCTCACGCGTACCAGTGCCACGCTGACCCTGACGGTCCACGACGGGCACCCGGCGCTGCCGCGGCTCCGGTTCGCCACCGACCCCGAGCAGGACGGAGGCCGGGGCCTGATGATCGTCGACTGCCTGGCCCGTGAGGCCGGCGGGGCACTGCAGATCCGCCGGACGCCGAGCCGCGGCAAGGAGGTCCGCGCGATCTTCCGCGCCGCGGACTGCGCCCACGGCCACGCGACGGCCTGCCCGGCCGGACTGTGCCCGTACATGCAGTTCGACGTGGAGCGCCGAGCGCGCTGA
- a CDS encoding amino acid ABC transporter ATP-binding protein: MAENEIEIRGLRKSFGENEVLRGIDLDVARGEVVCVIGPSGSGKSTLLRCVNLLEEPTAGRVFVGGTEVTDLDVDIDAVRRRIGMVFQQFNLFPHVTVTENLTLPQRRVLGRDRTRAASVARENLERVGLADKADAYPAQLSGGQQQRVAIARALAMSPEVMLFDEPTSALDPELVGEVLAVMRMLAAEGMTMMVVTHEMSFAREVADRVVFMDEGVIIEQGPAERVVGSPGHERTRNFLTRILDPAAAEEPGSAAGGDGSPATDADSGPGSGSGSGSGSGSGKKIG; this comes from the coding sequence ATGGCGGAGAACGAGATCGAGATCCGCGGACTGCGCAAGTCCTTCGGCGAGAACGAGGTGCTCCGCGGCATCGACCTGGACGTGGCCCGGGGCGAGGTGGTGTGCGTCATCGGGCCGTCGGGCTCGGGCAAGTCGACCCTGCTGCGGTGTGTGAACCTGCTGGAGGAGCCGACCGCGGGCCGGGTCTTCGTGGGCGGTACGGAGGTCACGGACCTCGACGTCGACATCGACGCGGTTCGGCGCCGGATCGGCATGGTCTTCCAGCAGTTCAACCTCTTCCCGCACGTGACGGTGACGGAGAACCTCACCCTGCCGCAGCGGCGCGTACTGGGGCGCGACAGGACGCGGGCCGCCTCGGTGGCCCGGGAGAACCTGGAGCGCGTGGGGCTGGCGGACAAGGCGGACGCGTATCCGGCGCAGTTGTCCGGTGGGCAGCAGCAGCGGGTGGCGATCGCGCGGGCCCTGGCGATGAGCCCGGAGGTGATGCTCTTCGACGAGCCGACGTCGGCGCTGGACCCGGAGCTCGTCGGGGAGGTCCTCGCGGTCATGCGGATGCTCGCGGCGGAGGGCATGACCATGATGGTCGTCACCCACGAGATGAGCTTCGCCCGGGAGGTCGCCGACCGGGTCGTGTTCATGGACGAGGGAGTGATCATCGAACAGGGCCCGGCGGAACGGGTGGTGGGCTCACCGGGGCACGAGCGGACGAGGAACTTCCTGACCCGCATCCTGGATCCGGCGGCCGCGGAGGAGCCCGGCTCCGCGGCGGGCGGGGACGGGAGCCCCGCCACCGATGCGGATTCCGGCCCGGGCTCCGGCTCCGGCTCCGGCTCCGGCTCCGGCTCCGGCAAGAAAATCGGCTGA
- a CDS encoding uridine kinase, translated as MTTRHAPMHLSASTWQQPCPAPASPGRAALVAGIAERVLAIGDGRVLVGIDGLTASGKTSFGHELGARIGAAGRPVLRATLDDFKRPWKDRHLYDRESGEGYYRDAYDYDAARRLLLDPCRTPGAESCALCSIDPLTQKDLSATRTPLTRDSVLIVDGVFAFRPGIDAYWDFRIWLDVDAEHSVRRGAARDGDWAGSGAEAVHRDRYLAAMRVHIDETDPLSRVDAIVDNTDFAHPRLVGPDGGPPRPAPPE; from the coding sequence ATGACCACGCGGCATGCCCCCATGCACCTCTCGGCCTCCACCTGGCAGCAACCGTGTCCGGCCCCGGCGTCCCCCGGGCGCGCGGCCCTCGTGGCGGGGATCGCGGAGCGGGTGCTCGCGATCGGCGACGGCCGGGTGCTCGTCGGCATCGACGGGCTCACGGCCTCCGGCAAGACGAGCTTCGGCCATGAGCTGGGCGCGCGGATCGGCGCGGCGGGCCGACCGGTGCTCCGCGCCACCCTGGACGACTTCAAGCGGCCCTGGAAGGACCGGCACCTGTACGACAGGGAGTCGGGCGAGGGCTACTACCGCGACGCGTACGACTACGACGCCGCCCGGCGGCTGCTGCTCGACCCCTGCCGCACCCCGGGCGCCGAGTCCTGCGCCCTGTGCAGCATCGACCCGCTGACCCAGAAGGACCTCTCGGCGACGAGGACACCTCTGACGCGCGACTCCGTGCTGATCGTGGACGGGGTCTTCGCCTTCCGCCCCGGGATCGACGCGTACTGGGACTTCCGCATCTGGCTCGACGTCGACGCCGAGCACTCCGTACGCCGCGGCGCCGCCCGTGACGGGGACTGGGCCGGCTCCGGGGCCGAGGCCGTCCACCGCGACCGGTACCTCGCCGCGATGCGGGTCCACATCGACGAGACGGACCCGCTGTCCCGGGTGGACGCGATCGTCGACAACACGGACTTCGCCCACCCTCGTCTCGTCGGCCCGGACGGCGGCCCTCCGCGTCCGGCGCCGCCGGAGTGA
- a CDS encoding SRPBCC family protein, with protein MSEEPMRSGEFEIVREFEVEAAPEQVWEAITTGTGGWLWPVEYEPREGGAAPFGGTVTAWDPPRRLTARTEDVEGIDVQTLNQLDHLVEPLEGGGCRVRYVHSGILVDDWDNQYDGANKHTDFYLHTLRQYLTYFAGRPAAFATLDAPAASVAPDALDVVTRALGIPDGAAEGATVRFDLPGTGPVDAVLDYRNRYFVGLRTEDAMYRVFGRNHFGAPVGVSVHDFAPGADAAKAELAWRGRLEEIFAA; from the coding sequence ATGTCCGAGGAACCCATGCGGTCCGGGGAGTTCGAGATCGTCCGCGAATTCGAGGTCGAGGCTGCCCCCGAGCAGGTCTGGGAGGCCATCACCACCGGTACGGGCGGATGGCTGTGGCCCGTCGAGTACGAGCCGCGGGAGGGCGGCGCCGCACCCTTCGGCGGTACCGTCACCGCCTGGGACCCGCCGCGCCGGCTGACCGCGCGCACCGAGGACGTCGAGGGCATCGACGTCCAGACCCTCAACCAGCTCGACCACCTCGTCGAGCCGCTCGAGGGCGGCGGCTGCCGGGTGCGGTACGTGCACAGCGGAATCCTCGTCGACGACTGGGACAACCAGTACGACGGCGCGAACAAGCACACCGACTTCTACCTGCACACCCTGCGCCAGTACCTGACGTACTTCGCCGGCCGTCCCGCCGCGTTCGCCACCCTGGACGCGCCTGCCGCCTCCGTCGCTCCCGACGCCCTCGACGTCGTCACCCGCGCGCTCGGCATCCCGGACGGTGCGGCGGAGGGCGCGACCGTGCGGTTCGACCTCCCGGGCACGGGCCCGGTCGACGCGGTCCTCGACTACCGCAACCGGTACTTCGTCGGGCTGCGCACCGAGGACGCGATGTACCGCGTCTTCGGCCGCAACCACTTCGGCGCCCCGGTGGGCGTGAGTGTCCACGACTTCGCGCCGGGGGCCGACGCGGCGAAGGCCGAACTGGCGTGGCGGGGGCGGCTGGAGGAGATCTTCGCCGCGTGA
- a CDS encoding GNAT family N-acetyltransferase, with protein MARTELVPFDVTHAATVAGWPATSGEVAMWCGRHDFPLAAGVVAQWQAADDVRAHALLRDGELVAYGELWFEAEEDEVELARLIVSPAVRARGVGRELVRRLTAAARDAGHEDVFMRVHPQNEPALRCYRHASFLPVDPHLAAAWNAAQPVDYVWLRHCAVAGTP; from the coding sequence ATGGCGAGAACGGAACTGGTCCCCTTCGACGTGACGCACGCGGCCACGGTCGCCGGCTGGCCCGCGACGTCGGGCGAAGTCGCGATGTGGTGCGGGCGCCACGACTTCCCCCTCGCGGCCGGGGTGGTCGCCCAGTGGCAGGCGGCCGACGACGTGCGCGCCCACGCACTGCTGCGGGACGGAGAGCTCGTCGCCTACGGGGAGCTGTGGTTCGAGGCCGAGGAGGACGAGGTCGAACTCGCCCGGCTCATCGTGTCGCCCGCCGTCCGCGCCCGCGGTGTCGGAAGGGAGCTCGTCCGCCGGCTCACCGCAGCCGCCCGGGACGCGGGACACGAGGACGTCTTCATGCGGGTCCACCCCCAGAACGAGCCCGCCCTGCGGTGCTACCGCCACGCCTCCTTCCTTCCGGTCGACCCCCACCTCGCCGCAGCCTGGAACGCCGCCCAGCCGGTCGACTACGTCTGGCTGCGCCACTGCGCCGTGGCCGGGACCCCGTAA
- a CDS encoding ABC transporter substrate-binding protein: MSRTAGGRAHPIRVLALLAAAGLSLTAGCSSGEEGPGEAAGGVPVVEKGKLTTCTHLPYPPFQFEQGGKVVGFDVALVDLVAKDLKVEQKILDTPFENFKTGAFLNSGECDLAAAGMTITDERKKNVDFSVPYFDATQALLATKKSGVTSLADVKAKGAKLGAQAETTGESYATSQGFDPVAFESSDAVLNGLRTGQVDAVVIDYPVVQGWLKDKANADAFVLGQNIETGEQYGFSVKKGNDKLRAAIDKAITDAKADGTYDKLYRQWIGPLPEGRS; the protein is encoded by the coding sequence ATGTCCAGGACTGCCGGCGGCCGTGCCCACCCGATCCGCGTTCTCGCCCTGCTCGCGGCGGCGGGCCTGTCGCTCACCGCCGGCTGCTCCTCCGGGGAGGAGGGGCCCGGCGAGGCGGCGGGCGGAGTGCCGGTGGTGGAGAAGGGGAAACTGACCACCTGTACCCACCTGCCCTATCCCCCGTTCCAGTTCGAACAGGGCGGCAAGGTCGTGGGCTTCGACGTCGCCCTCGTCGACCTGGTGGCGAAGGACCTCAAGGTCGAGCAGAAGATCCTCGACACACCTTTCGAGAACTTCAAGACGGGCGCGTTCCTGAACTCCGGCGAGTGCGACCTGGCCGCCGCCGGTATGACCATCACCGACGAGCGCAAGAAGAACGTCGACTTCTCCGTCCCGTACTTCGACGCCACCCAGGCGCTGCTCGCCACGAAGAAGAGCGGCGTCACCTCGCTGGCCGACGTCAAGGCCAAGGGCGCGAAGCTGGGCGCGCAGGCGGAGACGACCGGCGAGAGCTACGCGACGTCGCAGGGCTTCGACCCCGTGGCCTTCGAGAGTTCGGACGCCGTGCTCAACGGGCTGCGCACGGGGCAGGTCGACGCCGTCGTCATCGACTACCCGGTGGTGCAGGGCTGGCTAAAGGACAAGGCCAACGCGGACGCCTTCGTGCTCGGGCAGAACATCGAAACCGGCGAGCAGTACGGCTTCTCGGTGAAGAAGGGCAACGACAAGCTCCGCGCCGCCATCGACAAGGCGATCACGGACGCCAAGGCCGACGGCACGTACGACAAGCTCTACCGGCAGTGGATCGGGCCGCTGCCCGAGGGCCGGTCGTGA
- a CDS encoding class I SAM-dependent methyltransferase: MKHPEHGGAARPDAHDDGRYGEDVFPPGRAGEDDRIDLGALAYDETTLARLTDLGARPDWRCLDIGAGTGTVARGLLHRAGVRSVLAVDRDVRFLAARPTPGLTALEADVTDPAFDPGRFDLVHARFVLMHLPGHEELIGRLSGLLTPGGVLVLGDAIDLTTATAPPNPYTRVMGAMWQGLRDTIGTDISWVPRYPELLRRAGLASVGAEIHVPPLLPGSPVSRFWAETWDRARDAILATGQVDGATIDEAKAYLDSDDCAALSAGMITAWGRRARGA, encoded by the coding sequence TTGAAGCACCCCGAGCACGGCGGTGCCGCCCGCCCGGACGCGCACGACGACGGCCGCTACGGCGAGGACGTCTTCCCGCCCGGCCGGGCGGGCGAGGACGACCGGATCGACCTCGGTGCCCTGGCGTACGACGAGACGACCCTGGCGCGCCTGACGGACCTCGGCGCGCGACCGGACTGGCGCTGCCTCGACATCGGCGCGGGTACGGGCACAGTCGCGCGCGGCCTGCTGCACCGGGCAGGCGTGCGGTCGGTGCTCGCAGTGGACCGTGACGTCCGGTTCCTCGCCGCCCGGCCGACGCCGGGACTCACCGCCCTGGAGGCAGACGTCACCGACCCGGCGTTCGACCCGGGCCGGTTCGACCTGGTCCACGCGCGGTTCGTCCTGATGCACCTGCCCGGCCACGAGGAACTCATCGGCAGACTCAGCGGCCTGCTCACCCCCGGCGGAGTCCTCGTGCTCGGCGACGCGATCGACCTCACCACGGCGACCGCGCCCCCGAACCCGTACACCCGGGTGATGGGGGCGATGTGGCAGGGGCTGCGGGACACCATCGGCACCGACATCTCCTGGGTGCCCCGCTACCCCGAACTGCTGCGCCGCGCGGGACTCGCGTCCGTGGGCGCCGAGATCCATGTCCCGCCGCTGCTGCCCGGCAGCCCCGTCAGCCGCTTCTGGGCCGAGACCTGGGACCGGGCACGCGACGCGATCCTGGCCACGGGACAGGTGGACGGCGCGACGATCGACGAGGCCAAGGCGTACCTGGACTCCGACGACTGCGCCGCGCTCTCGGCGGGGATGATCACGGCGTGGGGGCGCAGGGCCCGCGGGGCGTGA
- a CDS encoding amino acid ABC transporter permease, whose translation MDRAAARGPVVTSRLTRRQRRRVSQGIQYAVFVAAVVLIAVLADWDRLRNQFAQKDLASELFPDIITIALRNTVVYTLSGFAFGLVLGMVVALMRLSSVAPYRWVASVYIELFRGLPALLIFIFVGVAVPLAFPGTEIPGGVYGKVALGLGLVAAAYMAETIRAGIQAVPKGQMEAARSLGFSHARAMVSVIIPQAFRIVIPPLTNELVLLFKDSSLVLFLGVTLSERELTKFGRDLASQTANSTPILVAGLCYLLVTIPLSLVVRRLEARTEKAR comes from the coding sequence GTGGATCGGGCCGCTGCCCGAGGGCCGGTCGTGACCTCGCGGCTGACCCGGCGGCAGCGCCGCCGGGTGTCGCAGGGGATCCAGTACGCGGTCTTCGTCGCCGCGGTGGTCCTGATCGCCGTGCTGGCCGACTGGGACCGGCTTCGGAACCAGTTCGCGCAGAAGGACCTCGCGAGCGAGCTGTTCCCCGACATCATCACGATCGCGCTGCGCAACACGGTGGTGTACACGCTGTCGGGCTTCGCGTTCGGTCTGGTGCTGGGCATGGTCGTGGCGCTGATGCGGTTGTCGTCGGTGGCACCGTACCGCTGGGTGGCGAGCGTCTACATCGAGCTCTTCCGCGGTCTGCCCGCACTGCTCATCTTCATCTTCGTGGGGGTGGCCGTGCCGCTGGCCTTCCCGGGGACGGAGATCCCGGGCGGGGTGTACGGCAAGGTCGCTCTCGGTCTCGGGCTGGTGGCCGCCGCGTACATGGCCGAGACGATCAGGGCCGGGATCCAGGCCGTGCCCAAGGGGCAGATGGAGGCGGCGCGTTCACTGGGGTTCTCCCATGCCCGGGCTATGGTGTCGGTGATCATCCCGCAGGCCTTCCGGATCGTGATCCCCCCGCTGACGAACGAGTTGGTGCTGCTGTTCAAGGACTCGTCGCTGGTGCTCTTCCTCGGAGTGACGCTGAGCGAACGTGAACTGACCAAGTTCGGCCGGGACCTGGCCAGTCAGACCGCCAACTCGACGCCGATCCTCGTCGCCGGGCTGTGCTACCTGCTGGTGACGATCCCGCTGAGCCTCGTCGTGCGCCGGCTGGAAGCCCGTACCGAGAAGGCCAGGTGA
- a CDS encoding trimeric intracellular cation channel family protein, with protein MAQTYEILDHSVHLVADISGIFIFAVTGALVAVRMRFDVFGIMALAEITALGGGIFRDLVIGDIPPAAFRDMGYFVTPIVAGTLVFFLHPAINRIGGAVQVVDAAGLGLFSVSGTVKAAVWGIEPFHAAAIGVATAVGGGVLRDLLAMEVPSLLRRDREMYALPSVLGAGTVAVLLQFGLLGPISSAAAMLATFLLRLLALRYGWRGPLAWKSERPAPSRPEARRVGRGRPPGRAGPH; from the coding sequence GTGGCGCAGACGTACGAGATCCTCGATCACTCGGTGCACCTGGTGGCGGACATCTCGGGCATCTTCATCTTCGCGGTCACCGGTGCGCTGGTGGCCGTGCGCATGAGGTTCGACGTCTTCGGCATCATGGCGCTCGCCGAGATCACCGCACTGGGCGGCGGGATCTTCCGGGACCTCGTCATCGGCGACATCCCGCCCGCGGCCTTCCGGGACATGGGCTACTTCGTCACCCCGATCGTCGCGGGGACGCTGGTGTTCTTCCTGCATCCCGCGATCAACCGCATCGGCGGAGCGGTCCAGGTCGTCGACGCCGCCGGGCTCGGGCTCTTCAGCGTCTCGGGCACGGTCAAGGCCGCGGTGTGGGGCATCGAGCCGTTCCACGCCGCCGCCATCGGGGTCGCGACAGCCGTCGGCGGCGGGGTGCTGAGGGACCTGCTCGCGATGGAGGTCCCCTCTCTGCTGCGCCGCGACCGTGAGATGTACGCGCTGCCCTCCGTGCTCGGCGCGGGCACCGTCGCCGTCCTGCTGCAGTTCGGCCTGCTCGGACCGATCAGCAGCGCCGCCGCCATGCTCGCCACCTTCCTTCTCCGGTTGCTGGCCCTGCGTTACGGCTGGCGGGGCCCGCTGGCCTGGAAGAGCGAGCGGCCGGCGCCGTCCCGTCCGGAGGCGCGGCGCGTCGGCCGAGGCCGCCCGCCAGGGCGAGCAGGACCGCACTGA